In a genomic window of Bradyrhizobium ontarionense:
- a CDS encoding SDR family NAD(P)-dependent oxidoreductase, with amino-acid sequence MLLKDQAAIVTGGASGLGAATARKLAAQGAKVAVFDLNAKLAEEVAAEIKGVAVVCDVSDAAGAEAAVAEAVKALGQQPRVLVNCAGIGVAKRVVGRDGPMALADFEKVIKVNLIGSFNMLRLVTNGMTKLEPQAATGERGVVINTASVAAYDGQIGQSAYSASKGGIVGMTLPIARELAQFGIRVLTIAPGLFLTPLLANLPQEAQDSLAAAIPFPRRLGHADEFAALALHMVENPYLNGEVVRLDGSLRMAPK; translated from the coding sequence ATGTTGTTGAAGGATCAGGCCGCCATCGTCACCGGCGGCGCCTCCGGCCTCGGGGCCGCCACCGCCCGCAAGCTCGCTGCCCAGGGCGCCAAGGTCGCCGTGTTCGACCTCAACGCCAAGCTGGCGGAAGAGGTCGCGGCCGAGATCAAGGGCGTGGCGGTGGTCTGCGACGTGTCGGACGCCGCCGGCGCGGAAGCTGCCGTTGCCGAGGCGGTCAAGGCGCTCGGCCAGCAGCCGCGCGTGCTGGTGAACTGCGCCGGCATCGGCGTCGCCAAGCGCGTCGTCGGCCGCGACGGCCCGATGGCGCTCGCCGATTTCGAGAAGGTCATCAAGGTCAATTTGATCGGCTCGTTCAACATGCTCCGGCTCGTCACCAATGGCATGACCAAGCTGGAGCCGCAGGCGGCGACCGGCGAGCGTGGCGTCGTCATCAACACCGCCTCGGTCGCGGCCTATGACGGCCAGATCGGGCAGTCCGCCTATTCGGCCTCGAAGGGCGGTATCGTCGGCATGACCCTGCCGATCGCGCGCGAGCTGGCGCAGTTCGGCATCCGCGTGCTGACCATCGCGCCGGGCCTGTTCCTGACGCCGCTGCTCGCCAATCTGCCGCAGGAGGCCCAGGACTCGCTCGCCGCCGCGATCCCGTTCCCGCGCCGGCTCGGTCACGCCGACGAGTTCGCAGCACTTGCGCTGCATATGGTCGAGAACCCCTACCTCAACGGCGAAGTGGTCCGTCTCGACGGCTCGCTGCGCATGGCGCCGAAGTAG
- a CDS encoding feruloyl-CoA synthase — protein MDDTARSASVHPLRAISFNDPAVTVDRRDNGTIYLRPKQPLGDFPQRITDRLHHFAEATPQRVFMAERVGPAGWRELTYATLLAASRHIASALLARGLSPDRPVMILSGNSIDHALVAFGALYAGVPFCPVSPAYSLVSRDYGKLAYLMKLLTPGLVFVDDADKFADALAANVPEGTEIVAAFGSVPGRNVTMLADMIATPLFPGLGAAHAKIGPDTIAKFLLTSGSTGNPKAVINTQRMICANQVMIRETLAFLKDEPPVIIDWLPWNHTFGGNHNIGLTLFNGGSMYLDQGKPVPGGIEETVRNLREISPTVYFNVPKGYESLLPYFREDAGLRKTFFQRLHAMFFSGAALAPHVWNELDELSVAETGYRVPMLTGLGSTETAPFFMSVNPRTSRSGHVGLPVAGNEAKLVPNNGKMEVRAKGPNVTPGYWRLPEVSAAAFDDEGYYKMGDALKPVDPDDFNAGFDFDGRVAEDFKLASGTWVSVGPLRARFVAACAPLARDVIIAGINRDEIAAIVVLDLDGCRLINATLPFDDLAATADDPLIIAAFRERFAKFLQTATGSSTRITRAVLLGTPLSIDKGEVTDKGSINQRAVLEHRKDLIERIYAAPPDDDVIIAG, from the coding sequence ATGGATGACACGGCGCGCAGCGCCAGTGTGCATCCGTTGCGCGCGATCTCGTTCAACGATCCCGCAGTCACCGTCGATCGCCGCGACAACGGCACCATCTATCTGCGGCCGAAACAGCCGTTGGGCGATTTCCCGCAGCGGATCACCGATCGGCTGCATCATTTCGCCGAAGCCACGCCACAGCGCGTGTTCATGGCCGAGCGCGTCGGGCCTGCGGGCTGGCGCGAGCTGACCTATGCCACGCTGCTGGCGGCGAGCCGGCACATTGCGTCGGCGCTGCTCGCGCGCGGGCTGTCGCCGGACCGTCCGGTCATGATCCTGTCGGGCAATTCGATCGATCATGCGCTGGTCGCGTTCGGCGCGCTCTATGCAGGGGTTCCGTTCTGTCCGGTGTCGCCCGCCTATTCGCTGGTGTCGCGTGACTACGGCAAGCTCGCCTATCTGATGAAGCTGCTGACTCCGGGCCTCGTCTTCGTCGACGACGCCGACAAGTTCGCCGATGCGCTGGCCGCGAACGTGCCGGAGGGCACGGAGATCGTCGCGGCGTTCGGCTCGGTGCCGGGCCGCAACGTCACGATGCTGGCCGATATGATCGCGACGCCGCTGTTCCCGGGCCTCGGCGCCGCGCATGCAAAGATCGGCCCGGACACGATCGCGAAATTCCTGCTCACGTCAGGCTCGACCGGCAATCCCAAGGCCGTGATCAACACCCAGCGCATGATCTGCGCCAACCAGGTGATGATCCGCGAGACGCTCGCCTTCCTGAAGGACGAGCCGCCGGTGATCATCGACTGGTTGCCGTGGAATCACACCTTCGGGGGCAACCACAACATCGGCCTGACCTTGTTCAACGGCGGCTCGATGTATCTCGACCAGGGCAAGCCGGTGCCCGGCGGCATCGAGGAGACGGTCCGCAATCTGCGCGAAATCTCGCCGACGGTCTATTTCAACGTCCCCAAAGGCTACGAGTCGCTGCTGCCCTATTTCCGCGAGGACGCGGGCCTGCGGAAGACCTTCTTCCAGCGGCTGCATGCGATGTTCTTCTCCGGCGCCGCGCTGGCGCCGCATGTCTGGAACGAACTCGACGAGCTCTCGGTGGCCGAGACGGGCTATCGTGTGCCGATGCTGACGGGCCTCGGCTCGACCGAGACCGCGCCGTTCTTCATGTCGGTCAATCCCCGCACCAGCCGCTCCGGCCATGTCGGCCTGCCGGTGGCGGGCAACGAGGCCAAGCTCGTCCCCAACAACGGCAAGATGGAAGTGCGGGCCAAGGGTCCGAACGTCACGCCGGGCTACTGGCGCCTGCCCGAGGTCTCGGCCGCGGCGTTCGACGACGAAGGCTACTACAAGATGGGCGATGCGCTGAAGCCCGTCGATCCCGACGACTTCAATGCCGGCTTCGATTTCGACGGCCGTGTCGCCGAGGACTTCAAGCTGGCGAGCGGCACCTGGGTCTCGGTCGGCCCGCTGCGGGCCCGCTTCGTGGCTGCGTGCGCGCCGCTGGCGCGCGACGTGATCATCGCCGGCATCAACCGTGACGAGATTGCCGCCATCGTCGTGCTCGATCTCGATGGTTGCCGCCTGATCAACGCGACCTTGCCGTTCGACGATCTCGCCGCCACCGCAGACGATCCGCTGATCATCGCGGCCTTCCGTGAGCGCTTCGCAAAATTCCTGCAGACCGCGACCGGCTCGTCGACGCGGATCACACGCGCCGTGCTGCTGGGGACGCCGCTGTCGATCGACAAGGGCGAGGTCACCGACAAGGGCTCGATCAACCAGCGCGCTGTGCTGGAGCATCGCAAGGACCTGATCGAGCGCATCTACGCAGCGCCGCCGGACGACGACGTCATCATCGCCGGCTGA
- a CDS encoding crotonase/enoyl-CoA hydratase family protein yields the protein MGNADTATPAGDPSLLQIEQQGAVLTIGLNRPAKRNALNDGIILAIGDCFTSLPEDVRVVIIHGIGDNFSSGLDLSELRERDATEGLQHSQMWHRVFDRIQYCRVPVIAALKGAVIGGGLELACSAHIRVAEPSAYFALPEGQRGIFVGGGGSVRLPRLIGVARMMDMMLTGRVYSATEGSSYGFAQYLVDAGASMTKALELATKIAGNAPLTNFAVLQALPMIAEANPQTGLLMESLMATVAQSDKEAKSRIRAFLDHKTAKVKPT from the coding sequence ATGGGAAACGCCGACACCGCCACGCCCGCGGGGGATCCGTCTCTGCTGCAGATCGAACAGCAGGGGGCCGTCCTGACGATCGGGCTCAACCGCCCGGCCAAGCGCAATGCGCTGAATGACGGCATCATCCTCGCCATTGGCGATTGCTTCACCAGCCTGCCCGAGGACGTCCGTGTCGTGATCATTCACGGCATCGGTGACAATTTCTCCTCCGGCCTCGATCTCTCCGAGTTGCGCGAACGCGACGCCACCGAAGGCCTCCAGCATTCGCAGATGTGGCATCGCGTGTTCGACCGCATCCAGTATTGCCGCGTGCCGGTGATTGCCGCGCTGAAGGGCGCGGTCATTGGCGGCGGCCTTGAGCTGGCCTGCTCCGCACATATCCGCGTCGCCGAGCCCTCGGCCTATTTCGCGCTGCCTGAAGGCCAGCGCGGCATCTTCGTCGGCGGCGGCGGCTCGGTGCGGCTGCCGCGCCTGATCGGCGTCGCCCGCATGATGGACATGATGCTGACCGGCCGCGTCTATTCCGCGACCGAAGGCTCGTCCTACGGCTTCGCGCAATATCTGGTCGACGCCGGTGCGTCGATGACCAAGGCGCTGGAGCTGGCAACGAAGATCGCAGGCAACGCGCCGCTCACGAACTTCGCCGTGCTGCAGGCCCTGCCGATGATCGCGGAGGCCAACCCGCAGACCGGCCTACTGATGGAATCACTGATGGCGACCGTCGCGCAGAGCGACAAGGAAGCCAAGAGTCGCATCCGCGCCTTCCTCGATCACAAGACCGCCAAAGTGAAGCCGACGTGA
- a CDS encoding DUF3237 domain-containing protein, giving the protein MTAPVLDTKYVFTLTVMIGDVTSAGETGIGVRRIIPIHGGEVTGPGLNGEGVSGRISNFGADFQIIRPNELIDLEAKYAFETDDGATIYVENRGIRFGPIDLLQKLKRGEPVDPKLIYFRTHPRFETGHEKYRWLMQHIFVGSAARHADRVVVDVHMVL; this is encoded by the coding sequence ATGACCGCGCCCGTTCTCGACACGAAGTATGTCTTCACCCTCACCGTAATGATCGGCGACGTCACGAGCGCTGGCGAGACCGGCATCGGCGTGCGCCGGATCATCCCGATCCATGGCGGCGAGGTGACGGGCCCGGGTCTGAACGGCGAGGGTGTCAGCGGCAGGATCAGCAATTTCGGCGCCGATTTCCAGATCATCCGGCCCAACGAGCTGATCGACCTCGAGGCGAAATACGCGTTCGAAACGGATGATGGCGCGACCATCTACGTCGAGAACCGCGGCATTCGCTTCGGACCGATCGACCTGCTGCAGAAGCTCAAGCGCGGCGAACCGGTGGATCCGAAGCTGATCTACTTCCGCACCCACCCGCGCTTCGAGACCGGCCACGAGAAGTACCGCTGGCTGATGCAGCACATCTTCGTTGGCTCGGCCGCCCGCCACGCCGACCGCGTCGTCGTCGACGTGCACATGGTGCTGTAG
- a CDS encoding TRAP transporter large permease → MSTDAVAVIGFVALFALMLLRVPVGMAMGLVGVSGFAYLVNGTAALKLVGQTSMRTVTDYTFGVIPMFLLMGTFVSNSGMSRELFRAANGFVGHLRGGLGIATVAACGGFAAICGSSVATAATFSAVAYPEMRRFGYPQSFATGVIAAGGTLGAMLPPSTVLAVYGIITEQDIGKLFIAGIIPGLLAMTMYMITITVIGRVRPDFLPKGEALPWADRIKGLKGIWAPMLLFLFVIGGLYGLPFLPRFTPTEAGGVGATGAFLIGLFTGRLNKDKILASLLQATRTAAAVFTVLIGALIFGYFLTVTQTPQKVTEFLTGLGLGPYGVLALIMVMYLVLGCLMDAMAMIILTVPIIFPVISHLGFDPIWFGVIIVMTVELGLIHPPVGMNVFVIKSVVKDVSFSTIFKGVLPFVATDLIRLVILIAFPLLATWLPQQMMNR, encoded by the coding sequence ATGAGTACCGATGCAGTTGCCGTCATCGGCTTCGTGGCACTGTTTGCGCTGATGCTGCTGCGCGTGCCGGTCGGTATGGCCATGGGGCTCGTCGGCGTGTCCGGCTTCGCCTACCTCGTCAACGGCACGGCGGCGCTGAAGCTGGTCGGCCAGACCTCGATGCGCACGGTCACGGACTACACGTTCGGTGTGATCCCGATGTTCCTGCTGATGGGAACGTTCGTGTCCAACTCCGGCATGAGCCGCGAGCTGTTCCGCGCCGCCAACGGCTTCGTCGGCCATCTGCGCGGCGGGCTCGGCATCGCTACTGTCGCGGCCTGCGGCGGCTTCGCCGCCATCTGCGGCTCCTCGGTCGCGACCGCCGCGACGTTCTCGGCGGTGGCCTATCCGGAGATGCGCCGCTTCGGCTATCCGCAATCCTTCGCCACCGGCGTCATCGCCGCGGGCGGCACGCTCGGCGCCATGCTGCCGCCGTCGACCGTGCTGGCGGTGTACGGCATCATCACCGAGCAGGACATCGGCAAGCTGTTCATCGCCGGCATCATCCCCGGCCTGCTGGCCATGACCATGTACATGATCACGATCACCGTGATCGGCCGCGTCAGGCCGGATTTCCTGCCCAAGGGCGAGGCGCTGCCGTGGGCCGACCGCATCAAGGGCCTCAAGGGCATCTGGGCGCCGATGCTGCTGTTCCTGTTCGTGATCGGCGGCCTCTATGGTCTTCCTTTTCTGCCGCGCTTCACGCCCACAGAGGCCGGCGGCGTCGGCGCCACCGGCGCGTTCCTGATCGGCCTGTTCACGGGACGGCTGAACAAGGACAAGATCCTGGCCTCGCTGCTGCAAGCGACGCGCACCGCGGCTGCCGTGTTCACGGTGCTGATCGGCGCGCTGATCTTCGGCTACTTCCTCACGGTGACGCAGACGCCGCAGAAGGTGACGGAGTTCCTCACCGGCCTCGGCCTCGGGCCCTATGGCGTGCTGGCACTGATCATGGTGATGTATCTGGTGCTCGGCTGCCTGATGGACGCGATGGCGATGATCATCCTGACGGTGCCGATCATCTTCCCGGTGATCTCGCATCTCGGCTTCGATCCGATCTGGTTCGGCGTCATCATCGTGATGACCGTCGAGCTCGGCCTGATCCATCCGCCGGTCGGCATGAACGTCTTCGTCATCAAGAGCGTGGTCAAGGACGTGTCCTTCTCCACGATCTTCAAGGGCGTGCTGCCGTTCGTGGCGACCGACCTGATCCGTCTCGTGATCCTGATCGCGTTCCCGCTGCTCGCCACTTGGCTGCCGCAACAGATGATGAACCGATGA
- a CDS encoding TRAP transporter small permease translates to MPRAFMDRIIDGIEWIAAFFVGIVALDIFLSVLLRNTLNYSIPDSFDIGRMLLGILIFWGIAATSYRGTHITVDLIWGNVGPRYQRWIDIFATLVLLFVVTVQTWTLFDKVRGTYEDNVLTFDLHMPTWPFFAVAWIGDVSAVLLIAIRTYRLIFHPEEIHDPHVKVTE, encoded by the coding sequence ATGCCGCGCGCCTTCATGGACCGGATCATCGATGGGATCGAGTGGATTGCCGCGTTCTTCGTCGGCATCGTCGCGCTCGACATCTTCCTGTCGGTGCTGTTGCGCAATACGCTGAACTATTCGATTCCCGATTCCTTCGACATCGGGCGCATGCTGCTCGGCATCCTGATCTTCTGGGGCATCGCTGCGACATCCTATCGCGGCACCCACATCACGGTGGATCTCATCTGGGGCAATGTCGGCCCGCGCTACCAGCGCTGGATCGACATCTTCGCCACGCTGGTGCTGCTGTTCGTCGTCACCGTCCAGACCTGGACCCTGTTCGACAAGGTGCGCGGCACCTATGAGGACAACGTTCTCACCTTCGACCTGCACATGCCGACCTGGCCGTTCTTCGCCGTCGCCTGGATCGGCGACGTCTCGGCAGTGCTGCTCATCGCCATCAGAACCTATCGCCTGATCTTCCACCCCGAGGAGATTCATGACCCCCACGTCAAGGTCACGGAGTAG
- a CDS encoding TRAP transporter substrate-binding protein has translation MRKTLLALALAAAVTPALAQDKTFDLKISHWVPASHPLQKALEDWAASVEKASGGTIKGKVFPAQQLGKAFDHYDMARDGIADVTYVNPGYQPGRFPIIGAGELPFLVSDAKGGSEGLDAWYRKYAEKEMKDVKYCLAFVHTPSSFHTRTKKVVVPEDVKGMKIRPADATIANFVTVLGGTNVQSSAPEVRDIIERGVADGVTFPAGSLVLFGVDKVTKYHMDAPFYVTTFVFVINKDKYNQMSAAQKKAIDDNCNTEAAGKVGEPWGKFEDAGVDKIKAEPGQEVYKLTAEQTAAWKKASEPLFKTWADGVKKTGIDADAAMAELKASLAKYNALAQ, from the coding sequence ATGAGGAAGACGCTTCTGGCGTTGGCGCTGGCCGCCGCTGTCACCCCCGCTCTCGCGCAGGACAAGACGTTCGATCTGAAGATCTCGCATTGGGTGCCGGCGAGCCATCCGCTGCAGAAGGCGCTGGAGGACTGGGCGGCGTCGGTCGAGAAGGCCTCGGGCGGCACCATCAAGGGCAAGGTGTTTCCGGCGCAGCAGCTCGGCAAAGCGTTCGACCATTACGACATGGCGCGCGACGGCATCGCCGACGTCACTTACGTCAACCCCGGCTATCAGCCCGGCCGTTTCCCGATCATCGGCGCCGGCGAGCTGCCGTTCCTGGTGTCCGACGCCAAGGGCGGCTCGGAAGGCCTGGATGCATGGTATCGCAAATATGCCGAGAAGGAGATGAAGGACGTCAAGTACTGCCTCGCCTTCGTGCACACGCCCTCGTCCTTCCACACCCGGACCAAGAAGGTCGTCGTCCCCGAGGACGTCAAGGGCATGAAGATCCGCCCGGCGGACGCGACGATCGCGAATTTCGTGACGGTGCTCGGCGGCACCAACGTGCAGTCCTCGGCGCCGGAAGTGCGCGACATCATCGAGCGCGGCGTCGCCGACGGTGTCACCTTCCCGGCGGGCTCGCTGGTGCTGTTCGGCGTCGACAAGGTCACGAAGTACCACATGGACGCGCCGTTCTACGTGACGACGTTCGTGTTCGTGATCAACAAGGACAAGTACAACCAGATGTCGGCGGCGCAGAAGAAGGCGATCGACGACAACTGCAACACCGAGGCGGCCGGCAAGGTCGGCGAGCCCTGGGGCAAGTTCGAGGACGCAGGCGTCGACAAGATCAAGGCCGAACCGGGCCAGGAGGTCTACAAGCTGACAGCGGAACAGACCGCGGCCTGGAAGAAGGCCTCCGAGCCGCTGTTCAAGACCTGGGCCGACGGCGTCAAGAAGACCGGCATCGACGCCGATGCCGCCATGGCCGAGCTGAAGGCCTCGCTCGCCAAATACAACGCGCTGGCGCAATAG
- a CDS encoding PaaI family thioesterase: protein MSTIPAGFEPHFRRSPFTDPWEPLYAKRTDKAVILGLRLATPHTNARGLIHGGLIASLADNAMGYSCAQALGWKVSLVTINLAVDYVGSAGTGQWLSVESDVIRSGRTVCFAQSLVLADETVIARANATFRVVPKKE, encoded by the coding sequence ATGAGCACCATTCCCGCCGGATTCGAACCGCACTTCCGACGCAGCCCCTTCACTGACCCCTGGGAGCCGCTCTATGCGAAGAGGACGGACAAGGCCGTCATCCTCGGCCTGCGGCTGGCTACACCGCACACCAACGCGCGCGGGCTGATCCATGGCGGGCTGATCGCATCGCTGGCCGACAATGCGATGGGCTATAGCTGCGCCCAGGCGCTCGGCTGGAAGGTGTCGCTGGTCACGATCAACCTCGCGGTCGACTATGTCGGCAGCGCCGGGACCGGGCAGTGGCTCAGCGTCGAGAGCGACGTGATCCGGAGCGGGCGCACGGTCTGCTTCGCGCAGAGCCTGGTGCTCGCCGACGAGACCGTGATCGCACGGGCGAATGCGACGTTCCGCGTGGTGCCGAAGAAGGAGTGA
- a CDS encoding LysR family transcriptional regulator, translating into MDRIDAMQAFVTVAELNGFAPAARRLKLSPSAVTRLVAALEEHLGVRLLQRTTRSVTLTDAGRRYLERIRRILADLEEAELAAESERLQPAGRLVVSAPVGFGRLHVGPVMSAYLSRYPDVSAELRLEDRIINLVEDGIDCAVRIGHLGDSSLVARQVGSMRRIVVGAPSYFKAQGEPRTPEALASHQTIQFGPAADWRFVKEGRELRIAISPRLVTNNADAAIQYAEAGGGVTRVLAYQAAEALRSGRLKRVLEKHEQPPLPIHIVFPSSRLLSAKVRAFIDLVTTTCDWRFG; encoded by the coding sequence ATGGACCGTATCGACGCCATGCAGGCTTTCGTCACCGTCGCCGAGCTCAACGGCTTTGCGCCCGCGGCGCGCCGGCTCAAGCTGTCGCCGTCGGCGGTGACGCGTCTGGTCGCCGCACTCGAAGAACATCTCGGCGTCCGTCTGCTGCAGCGGACGACGCGCTCGGTGACGCTGACGGACGCCGGGCGGCGTTATCTCGAACGTATCAGGCGCATCCTGGCCGATCTCGAGGAGGCGGAGCTCGCCGCGGAGAGCGAACGGCTGCAGCCGGCCGGGCGGCTCGTGGTCTCGGCGCCGGTCGGCTTCGGCCGCCTGCATGTCGGCCCGGTGATGTCAGCCTATCTGAGCCGCTACCCTGACGTCTCGGCCGAGCTGCGTCTCGAGGATCGCATCATCAATCTGGTCGAGGACGGCATCGACTGCGCCGTGCGCATCGGCCATCTCGGCGATTCCTCGCTGGTTGCCCGCCAGGTCGGAAGCATGCGGCGGATCGTGGTCGGCGCGCCCTCCTACTTCAAGGCGCAGGGCGAGCCGCGGACGCCGGAGGCGCTGGCCAGCCACCAGACCATCCAGTTCGGCCCCGCGGCCGACTGGCGCTTCGTGAAGGAGGGCCGTGAGCTGAGGATCGCGATCAGCCCGCGCCTCGTCACCAACAACGCCGACGCGGCGATCCAATATGCCGAGGCCGGCGGCGGAGTGACGCGGGTGCTGGCCTATCAGGCCGCGGAGGCGCTGCGCAGCGGCCGCCTCAAGCGCGTGCTGGAGAAACATGAGCAGCCACCGCTGCCGATCCACATCGTGTTTCCGAGCTCGCGGCTGCTATCGGCCAAGGTGCGCGCCTTCATCGATCTGGTCACCACGACCTGCGACTGGCGCTTCGGCTGA
- a CDS encoding pyridoxamine 5'-phosphate oxidase family protein, which yields MTQTAIKAPADVAFSPAVKDIQRRKGSREGYARMEQGRGWRHEVDADLAARLAEATSFYLATASADGQPYIQHRGGPKGFLKVLDSHTLAFADYSGNRQYITQGNLSENARAYIFVMDYAHRRRVKIWGTARVVEDDAALTESLMPKGYKARPEQVILFTIEAWDTNCPQHIPQKFDAADVAEALAVRDTRIAELEAELARLKGEAAPSV from the coding sequence ATGACCCAGACAGCCATCAAAGCGCCCGCCGATGTCGCGTTCTCACCGGCCGTGAAGGACATCCAGAGGCGCAAGGGATCCCGCGAGGGCTATGCCCGCATGGAGCAGGGCCGCGGCTGGCGCCACGAGGTCGACGCGGATCTCGCAGCCCGGCTCGCCGAGGCCACGAGCTTCTATCTCGCGACCGCCTCGGCTGACGGCCAGCCCTACATCCAGCATCGCGGCGGGCCGAAGGGCTTTCTGAAGGTGCTCGACAGTCATACGCTGGCATTCGCCGATTACAGCGGCAACCGGCAATACATCACGCAGGGCAACCTGTCGGAGAATGCGCGCGCCTACATCTTCGTGATGGACTACGCCCATCGGCGGCGCGTGAAGATCTGGGGCACCGCACGCGTGGTTGAGGACGATGCGGCGCTGACGGAGTCCCTGATGCCGAAGGGCTACAAGGCGCGTCCCGAGCAGGTGATCCTGTTCACGATCGAAGCCTGGGACACCAACTGCCCGCAGCACATCCCGCAGAAGTTCGACGCCGCCGATGTCGCGGAGGCCCTGGCGGTCCGCGACACCCGCATTGCCGAGCTCGAGGCTGAGCTGGCGAGATTGAAGGGTGAAGCTGCGCCCTCTGTCTAG
- a CDS encoding glutathione S-transferase family protein, with the protein MITLFGLGAGFGLPEISPFVTKTEVQLKMAGIAFRKQRAMPPSSPKGQLPFIDDGGELIADSTFIRAHIERRHGFDFDHGLDVRSRAQAWAFERMIEHHLYFALVGARWVDPVNFAKGPAHFFDGVPADKREKLREDAQFRVAENYLISGLGRHAPDEDVDLAARSLRALSVQLGDRPYLMGDRPCGTDATAFAVLAGILTPFFESEMRRRTESFANLAAYADRMMAQYFPAFDWSRAREAA; encoded by the coding sequence ATGATCACGCTGTTCGGTTTGGGTGCGGGCTTCGGCCTGCCGGAGATCAGCCCGTTCGTCACCAAGACCGAGGTTCAGCTCAAGATGGCGGGCATCGCCTTTCGGAAACAGCGCGCGATGCCGCCATCGTCGCCCAAGGGGCAGTTGCCCTTCATCGACGATGGTGGCGAGCTGATCGCCGATTCGACCTTCATCCGCGCGCATATCGAGCGCAGACATGGTTTCGACTTCGATCACGGGCTGGATGTGCGATCGCGGGCGCAGGCGTGGGCGTTCGAGCGCATGATCGAGCACCATCTGTATTTCGCGCTGGTCGGCGCGCGCTGGGTCGATCCGGTGAACTTCGCCAAAGGACCGGCGCATTTCTTCGACGGCGTGCCGGCGGACAAGCGTGAGAAGCTGCGCGAGGACGCTCAGTTCCGCGTCGCCGAGAACTATCTGATCTCCGGACTCGGGCGACATGCCCCGGACGAGGATGTCGATCTGGCGGCGCGCTCGCTCCGCGCGCTGTCGGTGCAGCTCGGTGACAGGCCATATCTGATGGGGGACCGTCCGTGCGGCACCGACGCTACGGCGTTCGCCGTCTTGGCCGGCATTCTCACGCCGTTCTTCGAGTCCGAGATGCGCCGGCGCACCGAAAGCTTCGCAAATCTCGCGGCCTATGCCGATCGCATGATGGCGCAATATTTTCCGGCGTTCGACTGGAGCCGGGCGCGCGAGGCCGCCTGA
- a CDS encoding helix-turn-helix transcriptional regulator: MRRADRLFQIIQVLRRTRRPLTADAIAAELETSKRTIYRDIATLIGQRVPIRGEAGMGYILEKGFDLPPLMLTPDEIEAAVLGAQWVAVNADPVLARAAEDLMAKIADTVPERLRPFVLEPASRAPRPWSREPDRIDMSRTRSQIHEGRKIKLRYRDEQGRDSERVIWPIAIGYHDAVRILAAWCELRRDFRSFRTDRVVDADYLDDKYPERRESLRAKWRRSLVWEVPKDV; this comes from the coding sequence ATGAGACGCGCCGACCGGCTGTTCCAGATCATCCAGGTGCTGAGACGCACGCGACGGCCGCTGACGGCCGACGCGATCGCGGCCGAACTCGAAACCTCGAAGCGCACGATCTATCGCGACATCGCCACCCTGATCGGCCAGCGCGTGCCGATCAGGGGCGAGGCCGGCATGGGCTACATCCTGGAGAAGGGCTTCGATCTGCCGCCGTTGATGCTGACGCCGGACGAGATCGAGGCCGCGGTGCTCGGCGCGCAATGGGTGGCTGTCAACGCCGACCCGGTGCTGGCGCGCGCGGCAGAGGATCTGATGGCCAAGATCGCCGACACCGTGCCGGAACGGCTGCGGCCGTTCGTGCTGGAGCCCGCGAGCCGCGCGCCGCGGCCCTGGAGCCGCGAGCCCGACCGCATCGACATGTCACGCACGCGTTCGCAGATCCACGAGGGCCGCAAGATCAAGCTGCGCTATCGCGACGAGCAGGGCCGCGACAGCGAGCGCGTGATCTGGCCGATCGCGATCGGCTATCACGACGCGGTGCGCATCCTCGCCGCCTGGTGCGAGCTGCGCCGCGACTTCCGCAGCTTCCGCACCGATCGGGTGGTCGACGCGGACTATCTCGACGACAAATATCCGGAGCGGCGGGAATCGCTGCGCGCCAAATGGCGGCGCAGCCTGGTCTGGGAGGTTCCCAAGGATGTCTAA
- a CDS encoding YkgJ family cysteine cluster protein, with protein sequence MSDDPAAAASPCQACGACCAYSSNWPRFTIEEDAALDLIPSELVNDRLSGMRCDGDRCCALRGRIGEATACGIYALRPDVCRTCMPGDAECAMARRKFGLPALA encoded by the coding sequence ATGTCTGATGATCCCGCCGCCGCGGCCAGCCCGTGCCAAGCCTGCGGCGCGTGCTGCGCCTATTCGTCGAACTGGCCGCGCTTCACCATCGAGGAGGATGCCGCGCTCGACCTCATTCCTTCGGAGCTCGTCAACGACCGGCTGTCGGGGATGCGCTGCGACGGCGACCGCTGCTGTGCGCTTCGGGGGCGGATCGGCGAAGCGACCGCGTGCGGCATCTATGCGCTGCGCCCCGACGTCTGCCGCACCTGCATGCCCGGCGATGCCGAATGCGCGATGGCCCGGCGCAAGTTTGGACTTCCCGCGCTCGCCTGA